In the genome of Streptomyces racemochromogenes, one region contains:
- a CDS encoding Lrp/AsnC family transcriptional regulator, giving the protein MITAIVLIKTSVDRIPEIAESIAQLDSVSEVYSVTGTYDLIALVRVARHENLADIIPGRISKIPGVEATDTHVAFRTYSQHDLEAAFAIGLDA; this is encoded by the coding sequence GTGATCACCGCGATCGTGCTCATCAAGACCAGCGTGGACCGGATCCCCGAGATCGCGGAGTCCATCGCGCAGCTGGACAGCGTCAGCGAGGTCTACTCCGTCACCGGTACGTACGACCTGATCGCCCTGGTCCGGGTGGCCCGCCACGAGAACCTCGCGGACATCATCCCGGGCCGGATCAGCAAGATCCCGGGCGTCGAGGCCACCGACACGCACGTCGCGTTCCGCACGTACTCGCAGCACGACCTCGAAGCCGCCTTCGCCATCGGCCTGGACGCGTAG
- a CDS encoding cytochrome c oxidase subunit 4 produces the protein MKIQGKMFLWLSAFILIMTVVYGVWSKEPVGTTALALAFGLSAMIGYYLAFTAKRVDEMAQDNLEADVADEAGELGFFSPHSWQPLSLGIGGALAFMGVVFGWWLMYFSAPIILIGLWGWVYEYYRGENQNQ, from the coding sequence GTGAAGATCCAGGGCAAGATGTTCCTCTGGCTCTCCGCCTTCATCCTGATCATGACCGTCGTCTACGGCGTCTGGTCGAAGGAGCCGGTCGGAACCACCGCTCTCGCGCTGGCCTTCGGCCTGAGCGCCATGATCGGCTACTACCTGGCCTTCACGGCCAAGCGCGTGGACGAGATGGCCCAGGACAACCTGGAGGCCGACGTCGCGGACGAGGCCGGCGAGCTGGGGTTCTTCTCCCCGCACAGCTGGCAGCCGCTCTCGCTGGGCATCGGTGGCGCGCTCGCGTTCATGGGCGTCGTCTTCGGCTGGTGGCTCATGTACTTCTCGGCCCCGATCATCCTGATCGGCCTGTGGGGCTGGGTGTACGAGTACTACCGCGGTGAGAACCAGAACCAGTAA
- the ctaD gene encoding cytochrome c oxidase subunit I: MSILNESQGAAAADSYENELPVRRKQPGNVVVKWLTTTDHKTIGTMYLVTSFVFFLIGGLLALFMRAELARPGTQIMSNEQFNQAFTMHGTIMLLMFATPLFAGFANWIMPLQIGAPDVAFPRLNMFAYWLYLFGSTIAVAGFVTPSGAADFGWFAYSPLSDAVRSPGIGADMWIMGLAFSGFGTILGSVNFITTIICMRAPGMTMFRMPIFTWNVLLTGVLVLLAFPVLAAALFALEADRKFGAHVFDAANGGALLWQHLFWFFGHPEVYIIALPFFGIVSEIIPVFSRKPMFGYIGLIAATIAIAGLSVTVWAHHMYVTGGVLLPFFSFMTFLIAVPTGVKFFNWIGTMWKGSLSFETPMLWTIGFLVTFTFGGLTGVILASPPMDFHVSDSYFVVAHFHYVVFGTVVFAMFAGFHFWWPKFTGKMLDERLGKITFWTLFIGFHGTFLVQHWLGAEGMPRRYADYLAADGFTMLNTISTISSFVLGLSFLPFMYNVWKTAKYGKKIEVDDPWGYGRSLEWATSCPPPRHNFLTLPRIRSESPAFDLHHPEIAALDHLEDHAPAKAVTGGKEAGK; the protein is encoded by the coding sequence GTGAGCATCCTCAACGAATCCCAGGGTGCCGCCGCAGCTGACTCGTACGAGAACGAGCTGCCGGTGCGGCGCAAGCAGCCGGGCAACGTGGTCGTGAAGTGGCTCACCACCACCGACCACAAGACCATCGGCACGATGTACCTGGTCACGTCGTTCGTGTTCTTCCTGATCGGCGGCCTGCTGGCGCTCTTCATGCGCGCCGAGCTGGCCCGTCCGGGCACGCAGATCATGTCGAACGAGCAGTTCAACCAGGCGTTCACCATGCATGGCACGATCATGCTGCTGATGTTCGCGACCCCGCTGTTCGCCGGCTTCGCCAACTGGATCATGCCGCTGCAGATCGGCGCGCCCGACGTGGCGTTCCCGCGGCTGAACATGTTCGCGTACTGGCTGTACCTCTTCGGTTCGACCATCGCGGTGGCCGGCTTCGTCACCCCCTCGGGTGCCGCCGACTTCGGCTGGTTCGCCTACTCCCCGCTGTCGGACGCCGTCCGTTCGCCGGGCATCGGCGCCGACATGTGGATCATGGGTCTGGCCTTCTCCGGCTTCGGCACGATCCTCGGCTCGGTCAACTTCATCACCACGATCATCTGCATGCGCGCTCCCGGCATGACGATGTTCCGCATGCCGATCTTCACCTGGAACGTGCTGCTGACCGGTGTCCTGGTCCTGCTCGCCTTCCCGGTCCTGGCCGCCGCGCTCTTCGCGCTGGAGGCCGACCGCAAGTTCGGTGCGCACGTCTTCGACGCGGCCAACGGCGGCGCGTTGCTGTGGCAACACCTCTTCTGGTTCTTCGGACACCCAGAGGTGTACATCATCGCGCTGCCGTTCTTCGGAATCGTCTCCGAGATCATCCCGGTCTTCTCCCGCAAGCCGATGTTCGGCTACATCGGTCTGATCGCCGCGACGATCGCCATCGCCGGCCTCTCGGTGACGGTGTGGGCCCACCACATGTACGTCACCGGCGGTGTGCTGCTGCCGTTCTTCTCCTTCATGACCTTCCTGATCGCGGTACCGACCGGTGTGAAGTTCTTCAACTGGATCGGCACCATGTGGAAGGGCTCGCTGTCCTTCGAGACCCCGATGCTCTGGACGATCGGCTTCCTGGTCACCTTCACCTTCGGTGGTCTGACCGGCGTCATCCTGGCCTCGCCCCCGATGGACTTCCACGTCTCCGACTCGTACTTCGTCGTCGCGCACTTCCACTACGTCGTCTTCGGCACCGTGGTGTTCGCGATGTTCGCCGGCTTCCACTTCTGGTGGCCGAAGTTCACGGGCAAGATGCTGGACGAGCGTCTCGGCAAGATCACCTTCTGGACGCTGTTCATCGGCTTCCACGGCACCTTCCTCGTCCAGCACTGGCTGGGCGCCGAGGGCATGCCGCGCCGCTACGCGGACTACCTCGCGGCTGACGGCTTCACCATGCTGAACACGATCTCGACCATCAGCTCGTTCGTGCTCGGCCTGTCCTTCCTGCCGTTCATGTACAACGTCTGGAAGACGGCCAAGTACGGCAAGAAGATCGAGGTCGACGACCCGTGGGGCTACGGCCGTTCGCTCGAATGGGCGACGTCCTGCCCGCCGCCGCGGCACAACTTCCTCACCCTGCCGCGCATCCGCAGCGAGTCGCCGGCGTTCGACCTGCACCACCCGGAGATCGCGGCCCTCGACCACCTCGAGGACCACGCCCCGGCCAAGGCCGTCACCGGTGGCAAGGAGGCCGGCAAGTGA
- a CDS encoding L,D-transpeptidase has translation MKHSPRLWTVLSCSLLVASLGAGVTACGSGDNNPLSARPYDAGDQIVFNQPPGGRPTDPDKPLEVTAKGAEARITDVMAVDTHGRRLAGELSAKGDRWHSTVPMAAGVRYTVLVSTEDQRGAPGQRTLTFETTPAKKVLKVEFGPDEGKYGVGQPLTAELNEPVKDKAARAIVERALVVDAPAGVEGAWHWVDDKNLHYRPKDYWPAHTTVSVRSNLEGIKVSDELHGASSKPLKLEIGDRVEVTTDAASHYLTFERNGEVINTIPVTTGKPGFSTRNGVKVVLGKQYFVQMRGDTVGIGGSEYYNLPVYYATRVTWSGEYVHAAPWSVGSQGYENVSHGCTGMSTGNAAWFYENITEGDIVKVINSIGDDMDTFGNGFGDWNMEWKEWREGSALLKGTQEGRSPVDQARLRPTV, from the coding sequence ATGAAGCACTCACCGCGTCTTTGGACGGTACTCAGCTGCTCCCTGCTGGTCGCGTCCCTCGGGGCCGGCGTCACCGCATGCGGGTCCGGCGACAACAACCCGCTGTCCGCCCGCCCGTACGACGCGGGCGACCAGATCGTCTTCAACCAGCCCCCGGGCGGCCGCCCCACCGACCCCGACAAGCCGCTGGAGGTCACCGCCAAGGGAGCCGAGGCGCGGATCACCGACGTGATGGCCGTCGACACCCACGGCCGCCGCCTGGCGGGCGAACTGTCGGCCAAGGGAGACCGCTGGCACAGCACCGTCCCCATGGCGGCGGGCGTGCGCTACACGGTCCTCGTCAGCACGGAGGACCAGCGCGGCGCCCCCGGGCAGCGCACGCTGACTTTCGAGACCACCCCCGCCAAGAAGGTCCTCAAGGTCGAATTCGGCCCGGACGAGGGCAAGTACGGCGTCGGGCAGCCCCTCACGGCCGAACTCAACGAGCCCGTCAAGGACAAGGCCGCACGCGCCATCGTCGAACGGGCCCTGGTCGTCGACGCGCCCGCCGGCGTCGAGGGCGCCTGGCACTGGGTGGACGACAAGAACCTGCACTACCGCCCGAAGGACTACTGGCCCGCCCACACCACCGTCTCCGTACGGAGCAACCTGGAGGGCATCAAGGTCTCCGACGAGCTCCACGGAGCCTCGTCCAAGCCGCTGAAGCTGGAGATCGGCGACCGCGTCGAGGTCACCACCGACGCCGCCTCCCACTACCTCACCTTCGAGCGCAACGGCGAAGTGATCAACACCATCCCGGTGACCACCGGCAAGCCCGGCTTCTCCACCCGCAACGGGGTCAAGGTGGTGCTCGGCAAGCAGTACTTCGTCCAGATGCGCGGCGACACCGTGGGCATCGGCGGCAGCGAGTACTACAACCTGCCCGTCTACTACGCCACCCGCGTCACCTGGAGCGGCGAGTACGTGCACGCCGCGCCCTGGTCGGTCGGCTCCCAGGGCTACGAGAACGTCAGCCACGGCTGCACCGGCATGAGCACCGGCAACGCCGCCTGGTTCTACGAGAACATCACCGAGGGCGACATCGTCAAGGTGATCAACAGCATCGGCGACGACATGGACACCTTCGGCAACGGCTTCGGCGACTGGAACATGGAGTGGAAGGAGTGGCGCGAGGGCAGCGCCCTCCTCAAAGGCACCCAGGAAGGCCGCAGCCCCGTCGACCAGGCGCGACTGCGCCCCACCGTCTGA
- the trpD gene encoding anthranilate phosphoribosyltransferase — translation MNVATPAGGDSVAARGWPGILEALLTRQDLVAEDTAWAMERIMRGEATDAQIAGFAVALRAKGETVAEYTGLVRTMYAHANVIEVPGRTVDIVGTGGDGAKTVNISTMSAIVAAGAGAKIVKHGNRAASSASGSSDVLEKLGVNLALTPQRVAQVAEEAGITFCAAVVFHPALRYAASARRDLGVRTAFNGLGPLTNPARVTAQAVGVADARLAPIMAGVLAGRGTSALVFRGDDGLDELTTTGTSRVWWVRDGEVTEHAFDPRDVGLGTVDISALRGGDPSYNADVARRLLAGETGPVRDAVLLNSASALVALDPGTGTLEEQLAAGMARAAESIDSGSARAVLDRWVAASNR, via the coding sequence ATGAACGTTGCGACCCCGGCAGGCGGCGACAGCGTGGCGGCCCGCGGCTGGCCGGGCATCCTGGAGGCGCTGCTCACCCGTCAGGACCTCGTCGCCGAGGACACCGCCTGGGCGATGGAGCGGATCATGCGGGGCGAGGCCACGGACGCGCAGATCGCGGGCTTCGCGGTGGCCCTGCGGGCCAAGGGCGAGACGGTCGCCGAGTACACCGGGCTGGTCCGCACGATGTACGCCCACGCCAACGTGATCGAGGTGCCGGGGCGGACCGTGGACATCGTCGGCACGGGCGGCGACGGCGCCAAGACGGTCAACATCTCGACCATGTCCGCCATCGTGGCCGCCGGCGCCGGAGCCAAGATCGTCAAGCACGGCAACCGGGCGGCGTCCTCCGCCAGCGGCTCCTCCGACGTCCTGGAGAAGCTCGGCGTCAACCTGGCCCTCACCCCGCAGCGGGTGGCGCAGGTCGCCGAGGAGGCCGGCATCACCTTCTGCGCCGCGGTGGTCTTCCACCCCGCCCTGCGCTACGCCGCCTCGGCCCGCCGCGACCTCGGGGTGCGCACCGCGTTCAACGGCCTCGGCCCGCTCACCAACCCGGCCCGCGTCACGGCGCAGGCGGTCGGAGTGGCGGACGCCCGGCTGGCCCCGATCATGGCCGGGGTGCTCGCCGGGCGGGGGACCTCCGCCCTGGTGTTCCGCGGGGACGACGGCCTGGACGAGCTGACCACCACCGGGACCTCTCGGGTGTGGTGGGTCCGCGACGGCGAGGTCACGGAGCACGCCTTCGACCCGCGTGACGTGGGCCTCGGCACGGTCGACATCTCGGCCCTGCGCGGCGGCGACCCCTCGTACAACGCGGACGTCGCCCGCCGCCTGCTGGCGGGGGAGACGGGCCCGGTGCGCGACGCCGTCCTGCTGAACTCGGCGAGCGCCCTGGTGGCGCTGGACCCCGGCACCGGCACGCTGGAGGAGCAGCTCGCGGCCGGCATGGCCCGTGCGGCGGAGTCCATCGACTCCGGGTCCGCGCGCGCGGTGCTGGACCGCTGGGTGGCGGCCAGCAACCGCTGA
- a CDS encoding cytochrome b, which produces MSTSTNTSAGPARNASRGERVADWADGRLGIYGLAKANMRKIFPDHWSFMLGEICLYSFIIIILTGVYLTLFFHPSMNEVVYHGSYVPMQGVMMSEAFASTLDISFDVRGGLLIRQIHHWAALIFVAAMVVHMMRVFFTGAFRKPREVNWIFGFLLLVLGMFTGFTGYSLPDDLLSGTGVRFMQGAILSVPVVGTYLSMFLFGGEFPGGDFVARFYSVHILLLPGIMMGLLVAHLILVFFHKHTQFAGPGKTNNNVVGMPLLPVYMAKAGGFFFLVFGVIAAIAAIASINPIWALGPYRPDHVSTGAQPDWYMGMPEGLIRAMPGWEINLWGHTLVLGVFIPLLLFPLVLGAIAVWPFIESWVTGDKREHHILDRPRNVPTRTAFGVAWIAEYIVLLIGGGNDMFAQYFHLSINSITWFVRIGFFVVPVLAFIVTKRICLGLQRRDHDKVLHGRETGIIKRLPHGEFVEVHEPLSQGHLHKLTAHEQYKPIEIGPTVDENGVERKVTRGEKLRAKLSKGFYAENNQIPKPTVEEYKEIQSGHGHH; this is translated from the coding sequence ATGAGCACCTCCACGAACACCTCGGCCGGCCCGGCGCGCAACGCGTCGCGCGGCGAGCGCGTAGCCGACTGGGCGGACGGCCGCCTGGGCATCTACGGCCTCGCCAAGGCCAACATGCGCAAGATCTTCCCGGACCACTGGTCCTTCATGCTGGGTGAGATCTGCCTCTACAGCTTCATCATCATCATCCTCACGGGTGTGTACCTGACGCTGTTCTTCCACCCGAGCATGAACGAGGTCGTGTACCACGGCTCGTACGTGCCGATGCAGGGCGTCATGATGTCCGAGGCCTTCGCCTCGACCCTGGACATCAGCTTCGACGTCCGCGGTGGCCTGCTGATCCGCCAGATCCACCACTGGGCGGCGCTGATCTTCGTCGCGGCCATGGTCGTGCACATGATGCGCGTCTTCTTCACCGGCGCGTTCCGCAAGCCGCGTGAGGTCAACTGGATCTTCGGCTTCCTGCTGCTGGTCCTCGGCATGTTCACCGGTTTCACCGGTTACTCGCTGCCGGACGACCTGCTCTCGGGTACCGGTGTCCGCTTCATGCAGGGCGCCATCCTGTCCGTCCCGGTCGTCGGCACCTACCTGTCGATGTTCCTCTTCGGCGGGGAGTTCCCGGGCGGCGACTTCGTCGCGCGCTTCTACTCGGTGCACATCCTGCTGCTGCCCGGCATCATGATGGGCCTGCTGGTCGCGCACCTGATCCTGGTGTTCTTCCACAAGCACACCCAGTTCGCCGGCCCCGGCAAGACGAACAACAACGTCGTCGGCATGCCGCTGCTGCCCGTCTACATGGCCAAGGCCGGAGGCTTCTTCTTCCTGGTCTTCGGTGTCATCGCGGCCATCGCGGCGATCGCCTCGATCAACCCGATCTGGGCGCTCGGCCCGTACCGCCCGGACCACGTGTCCACCGGTGCGCAGCCCGACTGGTACATGGGTATGCCGGAAGGCCTCATCCGAGCCATGCCGGGCTGGGAGATCAACCTGTGGGGCCACACGCTCGTCCTGGGCGTGTTCATCCCGCTGCTGCTCTTCCCGCTGGTCCTCGGCGCCATCGCCGTCTGGCCCTTCATCGAGTCCTGGGTCACCGGCGACAAGCGCGAGCACCACATCCTGGACCGCCCGCGCAACGTCCCGACCCGCACGGCCTTCGGTGTCGCCTGGATCGCGGAGTACATCGTGCTCCTCATCGGCGGCGGCAACGACATGTTCGCCCAGTACTTCCACCTGTCGATCAACTCGATCACGTGGTTCGTCCGGATCGGCTTCTTCGTCGTCCCGGTCCTGGCGTTCATCGTCACCAAGCGGATCTGCCTCGGCCTCCAGCGCCGCGACCACGACAAGGTGCTGCACGGTCGCGAGACCGGCATCATCAAGCGCCTGCCGCACGGTGAGTTCGTCGAGGTCCACGAGCCGCTGTCGCAGGGCCACCTGCACAAGCTCACCGCGCACGAGCAGTACAAGCCGATCGAGATCGGCCCGACGGTCGACGAGAACGGTGTCGAGCGCAAGGTGACGCGCGGCGAGAAGCTGCGGGCGAAGCTCAGCAAGGGCTTCTACGCGGAGAACAACCAGATTCCGAAGCCCACGGTGGAGGAGTACAAGGAGATCCAGTCCGGCCACGGCCACCACTGA
- a CDS encoding aminotransferase class V-fold PLP-dependent enzyme, protein MSASLNAATAACATAADVPACDGPLPVLGRDVTVPLVTGGEVTYAALDYAASAPALQRVWDDVAAYAPYYGSVHRGAGYLSQLSTDLFEQSRATVAEFLDCRPADQVVFTRSTTDSLNLLAAALPAGCQVFVFETEHHASLLPWGDARVTYLNAPRTPGEAVATLERALADRTASIEEGYGPALVCVTGASNVTGELWPVKELATAAHAHGARIVLDAAQLAPHHPVSVRELDVDWVAFSGHKLYAPFGSGVLAGRADWLQEAQPYLAGGGASRKVARREDGGVDVEWHTTAARHEAGSPNVIGVYSIASACRALREAGFENLVAREEHLIAKVREGLAEVPAVRVLSLFGDDAPRVGVISFVVDGWNSSHFAAALSAEYGIGVRDGLFCAHPLVRTLLGSEPQAQGECGAPEAAPGERSLNAIRVSFGAGTPDEHVERFVRAVRELVEDGAKWSYRTEEGRCVPAV, encoded by the coding sequence ATGTCCGCATCCCTGAACGCCGCCACCGCCGCCTGCGCCACCGCCGCCGACGTCCCCGCCTGTGACGGGCCGCTGCCGGTGCTCGGCCGGGACGTCACCGTTCCCCTCGTCACCGGCGGCGAGGTCACCTACGCGGCCCTGGACTACGCGGCCAGCGCCCCCGCGCTGCAGCGGGTCTGGGACGACGTCGCCGCGTACGCCCCGTACTACGGCAGCGTCCACCGCGGCGCCGGCTACCTCTCGCAGCTCTCCACCGACCTGTTCGAGCAGAGCCGCGCCACCGTCGCCGAGTTCCTCGACTGCCGCCCCGCCGACCAGGTCGTCTTCACCCGGTCCACCACCGACTCCCTGAACCTGCTCGCCGCCGCGCTGCCGGCCGGCTGCCAGGTGTTCGTCTTCGAGACCGAGCACCACGCCTCGCTGCTGCCCTGGGGCGACGCCCGGGTCACCTACCTCAACGCCCCCCGCACCCCCGGCGAGGCCGTCGCCACCCTGGAGCGGGCCCTCGCCGACCGCACTGCATCAATTGAAGAGGGCTACGGCCCGGCGCTGGTGTGCGTCACCGGCGCGTCCAACGTCACCGGTGAGCTGTGGCCGGTGAAGGAGCTCGCCACCGCCGCGCACGCCCACGGCGCGCGCATCGTGCTGGACGCCGCCCAGCTGGCCCCCCACCACCCCGTCTCCGTACGGGAGCTGGACGTGGACTGGGTCGCGTTCTCGGGGCACAAGCTGTACGCGCCCTTCGGCTCGGGCGTGCTCGCCGGCCGCGCCGACTGGCTCCAGGAGGCGCAGCCGTACCTCGCCGGGGGCGGCGCCTCCCGCAAGGTGGCCCGCCGCGAGGACGGCGGCGTCGACGTCGAGTGGCACACCACCGCCGCCCGGCACGAGGCCGGCTCCCCGAACGTGATCGGCGTCTACTCCATCGCCTCCGCCTGCCGCGCCCTGCGGGAGGCCGGCTTCGAGAACCTCGTCGCCCGGGAGGAGCACCTCATCGCCAAGGTCCGCGAGGGCCTGGCGGAGGTCCCGGCGGTGCGGGTGCTGTCGCTGTTCGGGGACGACGCCCCGCGCGTCGGCGTCATCTCGTTCGTGGTGGACGGCTGGAACAGCTCGCACTTCGCGGCCGCGCTGTCCGCCGAGTACGGGATCGGGGTGCGGGACGGGCTGTTCTGCGCCCACCCGCTGGTCCGCACCCTGCTGGGCAGCGAGCCGCAGGCCCAGGGCGAGTGCGGGGCGCCGGAGGCGGCGCCGGGGGAGCGGTCGCTGAACGCGATCCGGGTCAGCTTCGGGGCGGGGACGCCGGACGAGCACGTGGAGCGGTTCGTCCGCGCGGTGCGGGAGCTGGTCGAGGACGGTGCGAAGTGGTCCTACCGGACGGAAGAGGGCCGCTGCGTGCCGGCTGTGTAG
- a CDS encoding c-type cytochrome, with product MKKLSARRRHPLAAVVVLLFALAVTGGLYAAFAPAGKAQADETAQSLAIEEGKKLYAVGCASCHGTGGQGSTDGPSLVGVGSAAVDFQVSTGRMPAQQPGAQVPKKPNIYTQPQIDQLAAYIASLGAGPITPTEKQYDPAGADIAAGGELFRNNCAQCHNFTGEGGALTLGKYAPNLEDVEPKHIYEAMLTGPQNMPSFPDSTMPEKQKKDIIAYLQNVNGEKSTSPGGLKLGGLGPVSEGLFGWIFGLGALIAVAVWVAAHTAKAKKS from the coding sequence GTGAAAAAGCTCTCCGCACGACGACGCCATCCGCTGGCGGCGGTCGTCGTTCTACTCTTCGCGCTGGCGGTCACGGGGGGGCTGTACGCCGCCTTCGCGCCCGCGGGCAAGGCGCAGGCCGATGAAACCGCCCAGTCCCTCGCCATCGAGGAGGGCAAGAAGCTCTACGCCGTGGGCTGCGCAAGCTGCCACGGAACCGGCGGTCAGGGTTCCACTGACGGCCCCAGCCTGGTCGGCGTCGGCTCCGCGGCCGTCGACTTCCAGGTGAGCACGGGCCGCATGCCCGCCCAGCAGCCCGGCGCCCAGGTGCCGAAGAAGCCGAACATCTACACCCAGCCCCAGATCGACCAGCTCGCGGCGTACATCGCGTCCCTCGGTGCCGGCCCGATCACGCCGACCGAGAAGCAGTACGACCCGGCCGGTGCCGACATCGCCGCTGGTGGCGAGCTGTTCCGCAACAACTGCGCGCAGTGCCACAACTTCACCGGCGAGGGTGGCGCGCTGACGCTCGGCAAGTACGCCCCGAACCTCGAGGACGTCGAGCCGAAGCACATCTACGAGGCCATGCTCACCGGCCCGCAGAACATGCCCTCCTTCCCGGACAGCACCATGCCGGAGAAGCAGAAGAAGGACATCATCGCGTACCTCCAGAACGTCAACGGCGAGAAGTCGACCAGCCCCGGCGGCCTCAAGCTCGGTGGCCTCGGCCCCGTCTCCGAGGGTCTGTTCGGCTGGATCTTCGGTCTGGGTGCGCTGATCGCTGTCGCCGTCTGGGTCGCGGCCCACACCGCTAAGGCCAAGAAGTCATGA
- a CDS encoding ubiquinol-cytochrome c reductase iron-sulfur subunit → MSSQDIPEDKHLPSEQGDAHHGAVAVADDPFADPGLPVHRPRIQDIDEQAAKRSERTVAMLFTLSMLATIGFIAAYVAIPVDKIVFIFPVGKVSALNFALGLTLGTALFCIGAGAVHWARTLMSDVEVADERHEIAASPEVKAKVMQDFADGANESGIGRRPLIRNTMLGALALLPLSAVVILRDLGPLPEDKLRKTLWSKGKLLINQNTMEPLRPEDVLVGSLTFAMPEGLEEDQHDFQTQIAKAALMIVRIKPEDIKDKQELEWSHDGIVAFSKICTHVGCPISLYEQQTHHVLCPCHQSTFDLSDGARVIFGPAGHALPQLRIGVNDEGFLEAHGDFEEPVGPAFWERG, encoded by the coding sequence ATGAGTAGCCAAGACATTCCCGAAGACAAGCACCTGCCGAGCGAGCAGGGCGACGCGCACCACGGTGCCGTAGCGGTCGCGGACGACCCGTTCGCGGACCCCGGCCTCCCGGTCCACAGGCCGCGCATCCAGGACATCGACGAGCAGGCCGCCAAGCGGTCCGAGCGTACGGTCGCGATGCTCTTCACGCTGTCGATGCTCGCCACGATCGGCTTCATCGCCGCGTACGTGGCCATCCCCGTCGACAAGATCGTTTTCATCTTCCCCGTCGGGAAGGTCAGCGCGCTGAACTTCGCGCTGGGTCTGACGCTCGGCACGGCCCTGTTCTGCATCGGCGCCGGCGCGGTCCACTGGGCCCGCACGCTGATGTCCGACGTCGAGGTCGCCGACGAGCGCCACGAGATCGCCGCCTCCCCGGAGGTCAAGGCGAAGGTCATGCAGGACTTCGCCGACGGTGCGAACGAGTCCGGCATCGGCCGCCGCCCGCTGATCCGCAACACGATGCTCGGCGCGCTGGCCCTGCTGCCGCTCTCCGCCGTCGTGATCCTGCGCGACCTGGGCCCGCTGCCCGAGGACAAGCTGCGCAAGACCCTGTGGTCCAAGGGCAAGCTGCTCATCAACCAGAACACGATGGAGCCGCTGCGTCCCGAGGACGTCCTGGTCGGTTCGCTGACCTTCGCCATGCCGGAAGGCCTGGAGGAGGACCAGCACGACTTCCAGACGCAGATCGCCAAGGCCGCCCTGATGATCGTCCGCATCAAGCCGGAGGACATCAAGGACAAGCAGGAGCTGGAGTGGTCCCACGACGGGATCGTGGCCTTCTCCAAGATCTGCACCCACGTCGGCTGCCCGATCAGCCTGTACGAGCAGCAGACGCACCACGTGCTCTGCCCGTGCCACCAGTCCACCTTCGACCTCTCCGACGGCGCCCGCGTCATCTTCGGCCCGGCCGGTCACGCGCTTCCGCAGCTGCGGATCGGTGTGAATGACGAAGGCTTCCTCGAGGCGCACGGCGACTTCGAAGAGCCCGTCGGTCCTGCATTCTGGGAGCGCGGATGA
- a CDS encoding cytochrome c oxidase subunit 3: MSVVATATTVDTGHAHPTVNRPNLVSVGTIIWLSSELMFFAALFAMYFTLRSVTGAEYWTEQAEALNLPFSATNTTILVLSSLTCQLGVFAAERGDVKKLRTWFIITFVMGAIFIGGQVFEYTELVKHEGMSLSSGPYGTVFYLTTGFHGLHVTGGLIAFLLVLGRTYAAKRFTHEQATSAIVVSYYWHFVDVVWIGLFATIYLIK; encoded by the coding sequence ATGTCGGTCGTGGCGACAGCAACGACAGTAGATACCGGGCACGCGCACCCGACGGTCAATCGGCCGAACCTCGTCAGCGTCGGAACCATCATCTGGTTGAGTTCCGAGCTGATGTTCTTCGCGGCCCTCTTCGCGATGTACTTCACCCTGCGATCCGTGACGGGTGCCGAGTACTGGACAGAGCAGGCCGAGGCCTTGAATCTGCCCTTCTCGGCGACGAACACCACGATCCTGGTGCTCTCCTCCCTCACCTGCCAGCTCGGCGTGTTCGCCGCCGAGCGCGGTGACGTGAAGAAGCTCCGGACGTGGTTCATCATCACGTTCGTCATGGGTGCGATCTTCATTGGCGGCCAGGTGTTCGAGTACACCGAGCTGGTCAAGCACGAGGGCATGTCCCTCTCGTCCGGCCCGTACGGCACGGTGTTCTACCTGACCACCGGCTTCCACGGTCTGCACGTGACGGGCGGTCTCATCGCCTTCCTGCTGGTCCTCGGCCGGACGTACGCGGCCAAGAGGTTCACCCACGAACAGGCCACGTCGGCCATCGTCGTGTCCTACTACTGGCACTTCGTCGATGTCGTCTGGATCGGCCTCTTCGCGACGATCTACCTGATCAAGTAG